GCGGCAAGGAGTTGCTGGCGCAAGCCATTCACGGCGCTTCGCCCCGGGCGCACAAGGCGTTCGTCAGTATCAACAGTGCCGCGATTCCTGAAGCGCTGCTCGAAGCGGAGTTCTTTGGCACCGCCCCCGGTGCCTTCACCGGGGCCGACCGCAAGGGCCGCACCGGCAAGTTGCAGATCGCTCAGGGCGGGACACTGTTTCTCGATGAGATCGGCGACATGCCGTTGCCATTGCAAAGCAAATTGCTGCGGGTATTGCAGGAAAAGGAATTCGAACCCGTAGGCTCCAACGACGTAATCCAGAGTGATGTGCGGGTGATTGCCGCGACTTCGACGGATCTGGAGGCAGCGATCAAGCGTGGTGAGTTCCGCGCGGATTTGTACTACCGGCTTAACGTGCTGCCGATTCAGGTACCGCCGCTGCGTGAACGGCTGGACGATCTACCGGCCCTCAGTGAAGCGATTCTTGAGGAGTTGCGCAGTCAGCATGAGCTCAATCGCGAAGCGCTGGAATTACTGGGGCAGCATGCCTGGCCGGGGAATATCCGCGAGTTGCGCAATGTGCTGGAGCGCGCCGCGCTGCTCAGTGATGACTTGATGCTGACGGCGAACGACATTCGCTCTGCGATCGGTACGTTTACACCCGTTGAGCGCGCACTGCCGCCCCCGTCACAGCCTGTAACCCATGAGACCTTCAGTCAGGCGCGGGAGCGTTTTGACCGGCAGTTGATTCAATCGACCCTCGCGCAATGCGGGGGCAGAGTCATCGAAGCAGCTGAACGATTGGGGCTTGGGCGTTCGACGCTGTACAAGAAAATGATTGCGCTGGGAATCGCAGAGTCTC
This genomic window from Pseudomonas kribbensis contains:
- a CDS encoding sigma-54 interaction domain-containing protein, producing MNTTESLKDYQRVRTLAIRSLFEIIEQSSEGTVIVDRDANIVWMNERYARRFGLDSAAGAIGKPCESVIPGSLLREVVRTGRPILLDMQDTPKEPLVVMRLPIHDDAGSVIGAIGFALFDELRTLSPMLKRYLSMQEELASTRSLLRARQTKYNFAHFIGTSAASLEVKRRARRSASAESPVLLLGETGSGKELLAQAIHGASPRAHKAFVSINSAAIPEALLEAEFFGTAPGAFTGADRKGRTGKLQIAQGGTLFLDEIGDMPLPLQSKLLRVLQEKEFEPVGSNDVIQSDVRVIAATSTDLEAAIKRGEFRADLYYRLNVLPIQVPPLRERLDDLPALSEAILEELRSQHELNREALELLGQHAWPGNIRELRNVLERAALLSDDLMLTANDIRSAIGTFTPVERALPPPSQPVTHETFSQARERFDRQLIQSTLAQCGGRVIEAAERLGLGRSTLYKKMIALGIAESQ